The Epinephelus lanceolatus isolate andai-2023 chromosome 1, ASM4190304v1, whole genome shotgun sequence genome has a window encoding:
- the slc32a1 gene encoding vesicular inhibitory amino acid transporter, which translates to MATLIRSKLSNKLSNAATAVSNKSQAKVSGMFARMGFQAATDEEALGFAACDDLDYDHRQGMQMDILTTDEMGGEGSGDGGGLEGDSHYQRDGTGPPHSASKDGEPANELSEVRPKITAWEAGWNVTNAIQGMFVLGLPYAILHGGYLGLFLIIFAAVVCCYTGKILIACLYEEDEDGQLVRVRDSYVDIANACCAPRFPSLGGHVVNVAQIIELVMTCILYVVVSGNLMYNSFPNMPISQKSWAIIATAALLPCAFLKNLKAVSKFSLLCTLAHFVINVLVIAYCLSRARDWAWDKVKFYIDVKKFPISIGIIVFSYTSQIFLPSLEGNMQKPSEFHCMMNWTHIAACILKGLFALVAYLTWADATKEVITDNLPPTIRAVVNLFLVAKALLSYPLPFFAAVEVLEKSFFQDGGRAFFPDCYGGDGRLKSWGLTLRCILVVFTLLMAIYVPHFALLMGLTGSLTGAGLCFLLPSLFHLRLLWRKLLWHQVFFDVAIFVIGGICSISGFIHSMEGLIEAFKYNIED; encoded by the exons ATGGCGACGTTAATCAGAAGCAAGCTTTCTAATAAACTGTCAAATGCAGCCACCGCCGTCTCCAACAAATCCCAGGCGAAGGTGAGCGGCATGTTCGCCAGGATGGGGTTCCAGGCCGCCACCGACGAGGAGGCTCTGGGCTTCGCCGCCTGCGATGACCTGGACTACGACCACCGGCAAGGCATGCAGATGGACATTTTGACAACCGACGagatgggaggagaggggagcGGAGATGGAGGCGGGCTGGAGGGGGACAGCCACTACCAGAGGGACGGCACCGGTCCGCCGCACTCAGCCTCAAAAGACGGAGAACCGGCGAACGAGCTGTCTGAAGTCAGACCAAAAATCACCGCATGGGAGGCGGGCTGGAACGTCACGAATGCAATCCAG GGGATGTTTGTTCTTGGGTTGCCCTACGCCATCCTGCACGGAGGATACCTCGGACTCTTTCTCATTATTTTCGCCGCCGTTGTGTGCTGTTACACGGGGAAAATCCTCATTGCCTGCCTGTACGAGGAGGACGAAGACGGGCAGCTCGTCCGTGTGAGGGACTCCTATGTGGACATTGCCAACGCCTGCTGCGCGCCCAGATTCCCGTCTTTAGGTGGCCATGTTGTGAATGTAGCCCAAATCATAGAGCTAGTGATGACCTGCATCCTGTACGTGGTGGTCAGCGGCAATCTCATGTACAACAGCTTCCCCAACATGCCAATATCCCAGAAGTCGTGGGCCATCATCGCCACCGCCGCCCTGCTCCCGTGCGCCTTCCTCAAGAACCTGAAAGCCGTCTCCAAGTTCAGCTTGCTGTGCACACTGGCCCACTTTGTCATCAACGTCCTGGTGATAGCATACTGCCTCTCCAGAGCGAGGGACTGGGCCTGGGACAAGGTCAAGTTTTACATCGATGTAAAGAAGTTCCCCATCTCCATTGGGATTATCGTGTTCAGCTACACCTCGCAGATCTTCCTGCCGTCCCTGGAGGGGAACATGCAGAAACCCAGTGAGTTCCACTGCATGATGAACTGGACTCACATCGCTGCCTGCATCCTCAAGGGCCTGTTCGCCCTGGTGGCCTACTTGACCTGGGCTGACGCCACCAAGGAGGTCATCACAGACAACCTGCCCCCGACCATCAGAGCTGTCGTCAACCTCTTTCTAGTGGCCAAAGCTTTGCTGTCGTATCCGCTGCCGTTTTTCGCTGCTGTCGAGGTATTAGAGAAATCCTTTTTCCAGGATGGAGGACGCGCGTTCTTTCCAGATTGCTACGGAGGCGATGGACGCCTAAAATCCTGGGGACTCACTCTGCGATGTATCCTTGTTGTGTTCACCTTGCTCATGGCCATCTATGTGCCACACTTCGCCCTCCTCATGGGTCTCACTGGCAGCCTGACAGGTGCGGGCCTGTGCTTTCTGCTTCCCAGTCTCTTCCACCTCAGGCTTTTATGGAGAAAGCTGCTATGGCACCAGGTTTTCTTTGATGTCGCCATCTTTGTAATAGGAGGTATATGCAGCATATCTGGGTTTATCCACTCCATGGAAGGGCTCATAGAGGCTTTCAAATACAACATAGAAGATTAG